The following proteins are encoded in a genomic region of Populus nigra chromosome 16, ddPopNigr1.1, whole genome shotgun sequence:
- the LOC133675273 gene encoding protein BASIC PENTACYSTEINE2-like: MDEDNSLNIRNWGYYEPTPVKGNLGLQLMSPTMPEKPFLGSRSAAIMTSMNGGFNHKDVGVSQPMNPMEYMRGAWIGQREKFINVLPGNHNYAAVFPETSSAHHMQVFQPPYSTKDEPLELVEEAGVVEKVNGPNKKRQRQKAPKSPKAKKGKRGPQVPKPEETLSVQRVRSAKKTAEIMINGINMDISVIPIPVCSCTGNPQQCYRWGCGGWQSACCTTCISVYPLPMSMKRRGARIAGRKMSLGAFKKVLEKLAGEGYDFSNPIDLRTHWAKHGTNKFVTIR; this comes from the coding sequence ATGGATGAAGATAACAGTTTGAATATTCGTAATTGGGGTTACTATGAACCAACACCTGTTAAAGGAAATCTGGGTCTTCAGCTCATGTCCCCAACAATGCCTGAGAAACCCTTTTTGGGTTCGCGCAGTGCCGCAATCATGACAAGTATGAATGGAGGTTTTAACCATAAAGATGTTGGTGTTTCGCAGCCCATGAACCCTATGGAGTATATGAGGGGAGCTTGGATTGGCCAGAGAGAAAAGTTTATCAATGTGTTGCCTGGAAACCATAATTATGCGGCTGTTTTTCCTGAAACATCTTCAGCTCATCATATGCAAGTGTTTCAACCACCTTATTCAACAAAGGATGAACCGCTGGAGCTAGTTGAAGAGGCTGGTGTTGTTGAAAAGGTAAATGGTCCTAATAAAAAGAGGCAGCGTCAGAAAGCCCCAAAATCCCCGAAAGCAAAGAAGGGTAAGAGAGGCCCTCAAGTACCCAAGCCTGAGGAAACCCTTTCTGTTCAACGAGTAAGGTCTGCCAAGAAAACTGCTGAAATTATGATAAATGGGATCAATATGGACATTTCAGTCATTCCTATACCAGTTTGCTCGTGTACTGGTAACCCTCAACAATGCTATCGTTGGGGTTGTGGTGGGTGGCAATCAGCATGTTGTACGACATGCATATCTGTGTATCCCTTGCCTATGAGTATGAAAAGACGTGGTGCAAGGATAGCAGGGAGAAAAATGAGTCTAGGAGCTTTTAAGAAAGTCTTAGAGAAACTTGCTGGTGAAGGCTATGACTTTTCTAATCCCATTGATCTGAGAACTCACTGGGCTAAACACGGTACAAACAAGTTTGTCACTATCAGGTAG
- the LOC133675325 gene encoding protein BASIC PENTACYSTEINE2-like: MFEIMDEDNSLNIRNWGYYEPTPVKGNLGLQLMSPTMPEKPILGSRSPAIMTSMNAGFYHRDIGISQPLMPMEYVRDTWIGQREKLLNVLPGNHDYAAVWPETSSSHHMEMFQPPYSTKDEPLELVEEAGVVEKVNVPNKKRQRHKGPKSPRAKKGMGGAQVPKPEGSPPTQRARAAKKTAEIMINGINMDISVIPIPVCSCTGNPQQCYRWGCGGWQSACCTTCISVYPLPMSTKRRGARIAGRKMSLGAFKKVLEKLAGEGYDFSNPIDLRTHWAKHGTNKFVTIR; the protein is encoded by the coding sequence ATGTTTGAAATAATGGATGAAGATAACAGTTTGAATATTCGTAATTGGGGTTACTATGAGCCAACACCTGTTAAAGGAAATCTGGGTCTTCAGCTAATGTCCCCAACAATGCCTGAGAAACCAATTTTGGGTTCGCGAAGTCCTGCGATCATGACAAGTATGAATGCGGGCTTTTACCATAGGGATATTGGGATTTCCCAGCCCTTGATGCCGATGGAGTACGTGAGGGACACTTGGATTGGCCAGAGAGAAAAGCTTCTCAATGTGTTGCCTGGAAACCATGATTATGCAGCTGTTTGGCCTGAAACATCTTCATCTCATCATATGGAAATGTTTCAACCACCTTATTCAACAAAGGATGAACCGCTGGAGCTAGTTGAAGAGGCTGGTGTTGTTGAAAAGGTAAATGTTCCTAATAAAAAGAGGCAGCGTCATAAAGGCCCGAAATCCCCAAGAGCAAAGAAGGGTATGGGAGGCGCTCAAGTACCCAAGCCTGAGGGTAGTCCTCCTACTCAACGAGCACGGGCTGCCAAGAAAACCGCAGAAATTATGATAAATGGGATCAATATGGACATTTCAGTCATTCCCATACCTGTTTGCTCGTGTACTGGAAACCCCCAACAATGCTATCGTTGGGGTTGTGGCGGATGGCAATCAGCATGCTGTACGACATGCATATCTGTGTATCCCTTGCCTATGAGTACGAAACGGCGTGGTGCAAGGATAGCAGGGAGAAAAATGAGTCTAGGAGCTTTTAAGAAAGTCTTAGAGAAACTTGCTGGTGAAGGCTATGACTTCTCTAATCCGATTGATCTGAGAACTCACTGGGCTAAACACGGTACGAACAAGTTTGTCACTATTAGGTAG